AACATATATGTTCCTAATATAGCGGATGTGTATATAAGCGATTTACTATACTATTTTATGATCACTAAAAAGTTAAATggatgtataaaaaaaaaaaaaaaaatattccttAAACGGTGAATGTGTTTAGCTTGTGTATACTAGCCAGtagcataaaaataaaattacatAATTACCGTTTATAACTATAAATGTCAGtgtttattttgataatatgaaaagcacatttatttgttttattcttGAAAAGGTACTAGCTACTATATATTCAATTTATAATGCATGGTTAatgtataatttatttaatgcttatataataaatttatataaaatgttatttatatatgcagatttttatatgcacataccgccaattattttttgcttatttctaccaatatttttttaagtgaTAGAATTGAAGTTATACTAAAAACATCAAGCATATATGCAAGAAAAAAACTGTtcgtattattttattttaaaaaatttttcatttttatttaaattaaaaaaatatataaaaagttatcattataataaaaaaaaaatatgatagtagttattaaaaaaaaaaagttaaggGCATGAAGGGAAAAAACATAATCCTGaacatgcatattttatattacataGGGTGATATATAAGCATGTGCATAtttcatacatatatgtaacacatacaaatttgtatataaacttatttgtttgtaatctttttttaaagcttgataaaatgtttttattagttattttattttgaagtTGTCAAGAAAAGAATCTACATTTTTCAAACTATTAGATTTTGCTTCCTTAATAAAAGCATACAATATATTCCTTCCTAATTCTTTTATGTACAggttcataaaattttggtataatttattttttagctttatgaaaataaaaattatagaaaaagagaaaaaaatgttaagaaatatttacatatattacatGTACGTACATGtagaatttaaaaaatggtaataaaaattgtgcttattttattattttgaaaaaacaaatgcaTAATAAGTATCCCAAATTATACAGGGATTTATTGTCATGTGCACACACAAAAGAGGGTGGCAATATTAACTCTTATATGCATTTGTGTAGGTgtgaaaatatgtatataaggAGGTTATATATTGAGCTTACCCtgaaatttatataaaaatcaaCATTTATGTAATCTTGTTTATCCTTAATGTCCCACTCTGTTATCTACATAAagacaaaaatatgaaaaggTGTTAAGGTCAGgggaataaaatatatgcaacaCTCATATCGAAGCAACggtttaaataatgtatatatataggtgTGTGCAAGGGTTGTATATCGGGTTAAATACAAGATTGGAGAATgcaattatttttccatttataattttcttactaaatgataaaataagttGGTATCATGGCTGGAAacctgaaaaaaaataaaattatatacattaacAAAGGATGATAAGGGTAcgaaaatatttcaaataatttttttttttaatgatgCAGTTATTATAAACTACAACTTTGGTATAGAATATGTACCGTTATGGTTGTGGGATATTTATACTTAATTATTGATTTATATCGTtccttaaaaataatattttcgaTTTGTAAAACGgcattaaaatattcttcACATTTATAAGTTATTTCACTGtcctataaaaaaaatgaaaattacaATTACTCTGATTTTATATGGAACATATTgaattattacaattttaataaataaacattatttaatacattaggagaatattcaaaaaaaagttatgtGTGTAATACATGCTTCGTCTTAAAATTTAAGTtacatatatgtgcatatttaataaatgttCTTACAGTTACATAGggtaaaaaatttttatattcgtCTACGTTTAAGattgtgtaaaaaaatatattatttttacaaaaaatatcaacATTTTTTCGATAAATGATTTCTTTAGtattcataaatttatcaAGAAGTATAGAATAacttctttttattattttattcacaGCAAGTTTGCATGGCGCAATACCAACTATCATCTTAAtagtaaaagaaaatactatgcaaaaacaaaaaaaaaacaaattacaAGGAACCTATACCCatactaataaaaattaataaaaaaaaaaaaaacataaactACCTGTACTGTTCATGCATATTATGTATGCAAACGACAAACAGCCATTTTAGgccttaaaaaaaaatatatataataataataatatggtATAAATAACTATAAAGAAATTTCAATATATGTTCCCCACCATTTTATATggattattaaaaaatataaaaaagaaaaagaagaaatggGAAAGAAAAAGTGAACGAGATTGCGCGCATTCTGTAATCTCGTATTTACGATGGCATATTTTAGCTAgccatataataaatttatgaaaaaaaaaaaaaataataaaagagagttaaaaaaatgggtGTGATTTGGATTTTCCAATTTCTATAATAAGTTTCCTCTTACATTTTTTGCAATAATGTTGctttacatttattatttcgtaTACCATTTTgccttatttttttcgaaatGTGGgacataaaattttttattttgtttggCTTTTCCAAATAAAGCCAATTTATGGAAAAGATGAAAACAaactttatatttgttgtGTATTAAATTGGTATCACTATATCTTCTTTAAAAATGCAGtctattttttcctttttataagcatatatatttacaaatacATACACATATAAGCACGTAAAAATGAGAtacaagaaaaaaaaaaaaaaaaaaaaaaggaaaacgatatacaataatacataaaattatataatatgtaattTTACAAAGAATTTCGaatgattataaaaatagggacttgttataaatatagcaagttaaatatatataatgcattaataatacaaaaaaaaagagagaGAATCTTAAAACTGAACACgcaataatattatgtatatattaccAAAAATCATGCGGAAAGAtcgaaaaaatacaaaaatctGTATAAGATGCAAATCGCTTTATATTCTATATCGGCTTATGTTAACAATAGTGGTGGAGTAGTAGTGGCAGTAACAATGTGTAGTCCTAATATCATAAGGATTGCCCCCTATATATTTGCTGTTTACTATAAATGTGTGCATATCCTAACTTATCTTCTGCTTCTTCGTCCGTTTTTTGCTGCTagctatattattttatttttttaaatgctgcgcaaatatataatattttgtgcATTTTACAAggattataataaaaaaacaaagggggaataaataaacaaaataaaagaacaAATCATAGAGTGTTCAAATaggtatataaataaaaaatgtatatttgaAAAGATAGCAAAAAATacgaaattaaaaaatgccatatattaaattttcatgcatataaaacatattcacatatatatatgcacatgtgtgtatatattaaaatgtgatatttataatatttcaaatgTTTACACTCTCTCTCTTTGCatctttttataattttttttatgtatatagaAATTCTGCAAATTTGGCATTttatacatgtatatatacattaggAAATCAGGAAATAATTATAGTAACAATAGCAAAATATCTGATATTAGTAGGAGatgtttaaaatttatacaaCACATATAAGTGTGTACATACCAGTGTGTATATGGCATATATGCCAAGATACCTCTttagtattatatatatcaaaagtAGTTCAAAATTTCTAACTATTAAATCAGTAGTAGATGTTGTATCTGCGATCAATTTTCAATATGTTCTAGCATACACAACTGACTCTACCTTCATCTTTTTTCCCaagttttaaatttttagtaACAACACTTAACTCAAGCAATGAGGGGTTGTTTAAAATTTGCTGTATTAATTCTTCAAAACaatatgttatattaatatcattttttgcaCTAGTTTCACAAAAtagcatattattttcgaAGGCAAAATTTTTTCCTTCATCTTTTGTTACTTCATGATTTGgtttatcaattttatttgctaCAAGCATTTTGATcgcatttttatttgttgaatatttatcaatttCATGAATCCATACAtctaaattttcaaaagaCTCTCGAACCGTACAATCgctacaataaaaaaaaagtacaTGTACCCATGTATGCACTGAATATATGTaatcaatattttattttcattttattttcattttattttgacgTACTATACTAAAATAATTGCATGAGCATTTCGGTAGTAGGCCGAAGTGAGGGTTCTAAACCGCTCTTGACCTGCTGTGTCCCATATTCCAACTTTTATCGTTTTGTTATCGATTTTTAGGTACTTGACTTTAAAATCGATTCCTGTAAAGaagcaaaataaatgtgcatatattattagtgATATATGGGTAATGTAGTCGGCTTGATGGAGTACCACATTGTCATAAgttgaaatttttttttttttttttgtgaattCAAACCTATTGTTGATAGGACTTTCTCTTCAAACTGGTTATCGGAATATCGGCATAGTATACTACTTTTtcctattattataaaaatagaaaaaaaaaaaaaaaataataaaaaaaatgaatatatgtgAAAAATGGAGAAACGGTTAGGAAAAGTAACACGGGTAGGCTCTACTGCCCCATAAGTAAAAAAACGTGTAGGGGAAATGGAAAAGTAGGAACATGAATGCAAACTATATTTAGGATAAACCCtctatttaaataaacaagttagtaatcaaaaaaataaaaaaatatgtaaatatgtaGGGGAAATGAATATAGCATAATAAGTTACATACCTACACTGGAATCTCCtactaataataatttcaaCAAATAAtcgtatttatttttatttttcatttttttaaacaaataatataataaataatgattaaaaatatattatatataaatataattttttgaaaaaaaaaatttagaaaacttttattaattcatatttaaatataatacgaTTATGTATAATACTAGAAAAAAACGTtactttattatatatataatttaattatttttattttacatttattaataataaaaagaaaaaaaaaatgcataaatgTTCGTATtacaatttatttgtatgcaaaataatagaacttatatttatacaatcTAAGCactgtatttttttatttatagttttattataacCTTATTATTCTAATTCTTCACAATATTTTCtctatatgcatttttttatattacagttttttttttatcactgGCATGTTTACGGTTtccataatttatttattcttatacatatatatattgcataGTAAGTAGTGTGGTATTTTGGTGGCGcgctattatttatttattttttttttatttatgtttgcTTAAAGTTAGGAGATATGCATGGAAACTTATTCACCGGGTTGGGTTTTACATGCtataagaaataaatatataataaaaataatataagcacatagttatttattatgcataCCAAAAATCgttataaacaatttttcgCTATTTTCCCcgttcatatataatttatttttatcttaatttgctttttatattttatattataaatatgggGGGGATATGTtccacatatattttttttattattgttaaaattttattttatttttcgatgttttcccttttttgcacattatatttttatttgtttattttattttagatttatgtatttttatatttttataaaataattctcTCACATTCATGATAAggtaatttatttttttttatttttattgtaaaatataattattctattttgtggcatatttaaaaagcaTGGAGAAGAGGGGAGCATACTTAAGTTTTGCTTTTATATGCAGAGAAAATAGAATGGAAATTTTCCACTATAAAAGTAAGCAAATAAAAGCTGACTAAATatgttgaaaaataaaagaatgaTAAGAATGCTTATCCaattattttccaaaaaatggaatgaCTCGAAAAAGCGGGGCACATACgctaaattaaaatatagaaagcattatttaaaaatatataacatttatcgatataattttatttccccccttaatttattattacttatTACTTGActaaaaagagaaaaatacTACgggatataataaaaaaaaaaatatatatttcttatatttataacgGTATTATCACgtggatatatattaaaataataataaaattgtttgtATATGCACATTGTTGTTATTTTACTTAATTCGGgatatgtataaattaatatgtatacatgAACGAATTATTTGTGTGCATATTTGAGTTCGTATAATCATAAAGCATTATTTTAATCgagatttattattattattatttgataaatttatatattggaaaaaaggaaaattgTTCTTATCATACATTTGTGGTCCACTCTTTCGATATCTACTATGGGaaatttttgttaatataaaatatgctaGATAGTAAGAATAAAGCtagctaaaaaaaaaaattattaaatgtgTGCAAATAgccttttatattataccTATGGacgtaaatatttttgaaaaaaataaattaacagAATTaaccttttttaaaaagaaaactaTGTTTTTTCCCCTTTTCAAAGTAGTACTTTTTTTGTGAATAATgctataatttaattttatgttcTCAATTAAGCAACTGTATAAAGTCTTGCAATTGTTTAATATCACCTTGCTTGTGCAGGCTTATTCAaagcaaatatatttaatcggatatattatatgtatgtgcatgcatatttatgtatgtttaataatgaaaaattaaagcaGTTAGACatgaaaacgaaaaaagataaacaaaaaaaagcaaataaaattaataatgtgGAAAAGAAAACAGGTATAAAAATCGGTTggacaaataaaaaagtaaggagttaattttttccacAAAAAATGGAGTTCTTGTAGGAAAAAATAGTACACACATATGCATCCTTGCAAGGTTaggcatttttttttttatgtattttattcGAATAGCtagctataaaaaatttaaatatttttcctaAATAACTATTCGCTATATTTGTATCAGTAATATCTTGATTTGGTATTGTAGAAATATCAACAGTATTATCTGGTTTAACACATTTTTGTAATTGTTCCtctttgatatttttataatattgctTTGCATAATGTATTGGTAATTTTggaaatttaaaaatatggctAGCCAATTTATAgccaaaataatgaaaaatagtaagagaacaaagaaaaataatagaataattttttattatacaatCATTGATAATCCAATTTAAACTCATATATGGGCCAACtattaaatgattatatCTTCccgaaaataatgaaatcaATTGTGTaagaattaaattaatttgtaAAGGATatgcaaaattatatttggtaaataaatatatatataacaaagaataatttaaaaaagaacaaataaattcatttaaaagTGTGTCCATAATTATAGACGAATATAAatccatattatttaaaaatattttatcaccATATTTTACACTTCCTTTATTATATggaaaaacatatattaataaattcataatatgttttttaaaaaattctgGCATTTTAGGATATAAAAAGGATGTTAAAAATGAGttatccttttttatttgatttttttgtattactTCAATTATTCTATTGCCACCAGCACTTATGCTTTTGGGAAATATTGCATTTGTAACCCCAAGGTATAAAAGGCTTcctaaaatatttgatgTGCATGCTATTATGGCTTCCCCTACAATttgtaaaagaaaaataatgataccATATGTTCATGCACACtcgtataatatatatatacatagcATAATGGGTATGTAGGCACAAGTTGATTGAGAAACCTAATGTCTGTTTATCAGATATGTTGGCTTCTTCactttatttatgtaaaaaaagtttCTTACTTTTGTTTATTAGTTTTAAGTCTGTTTTATAAAGGTGTAAACATGGATCTCCATCATATCCAGCCGATAAATGATCATaccatataattaaaattatgaatcCTTTGATAGATTCAGTAAATATACAAGCTTGATGATCATAATGtgttatttttgataagatctgtataaatatatcgaAGATTTTTGTAAAggttgatatatataaaaaatataaaaatgtatttataatataaccTAAAAATGCAGTTATTAATtgataattaaaattgaagtaaatttttttatttcctaaTAAACTTGTTTTTActtctttatcattttctttattattttttctgtttGTAATTTTGTCCTTTAGTTTTTTTGCTATGCTCATTGAGCTTTCTAATGCGctgttttcattttgagGTGTACCCATTTTTTACAACCatgtaatataaaaatttgaaaaataagtaAGACGATATCTATAGAATTTGAATGAGAGGATGGTATTTCCTTTTAGTGAAGGTACGTAAAGCTGAACATTATCTTCTTGTTTTTCTCTACTGATTGGCTAATTTTGTAATTCCCATATGAAACTGATTAGgtattattacttttttgGTTTTACGTATTtcatacaaataaattctgaatgtacatatatttatttgtttgtatattttaacGAGACAATAGTCATATTTGACTTGTCTAAAGAAAACCTTTCGCTCAACTAATTTGGACTAACTAGAGCATCACTagtgttaataaaataaatacatttcCGTGATACAGAATTAAAATGATTTTTAAAAGCTGAGTAGTTGTTTATTTGTTCGTAATTTTGTAATTGCTTACTTTTCTCCGAAGTAAATCAAAAACAGATATACATAACCTCAATGCATAAAactgtttttattttaaacgccatattaaatatagacGATATATAGTTGATATTTCTTATTGTGAAAAAAGAGGAGagtacaaaaaaaaaaaaaaaaaaaaaattttatttcattttacaTTTTAGGAGAgttaaagaatatattcatGCTGAACATATtgcaattttattattcttcctcaaattttaattaataaacatTTAGAATGACAAAAAGGACAATTTTACTAATTCATTAATATGTtatcaataaaaattatgtacacacatataataagatttcttttattattaaaaaaaataatatttggaAAATGCTGtgtgtattatatatatcatatatatgcatagcAGCTTTACCCACTATATGTATGCACATTATTATACATGTGTGtgaaaaattgtaaaattaattatttttacttttttaatatcattatttttagataaagaaaataatatacagtTTTTGTCTACTCTTGGtttagtaaaaataaaaaaccaacaaaattttcaagcatttttaaagtttaaaaaatattttaaaatctTCGTTGAATATCCGTTTGGTAATTTCCAGCAGTGAGACTGGGGAAACCTCTCTTTCATAGTCATcagttttttttcgtttttctcCAAAGAGAGGGAAAGTAAAATAgggcataaaaaaatttaggAAAAATTGGgcatacatatgtatgtataaaatgtttaacTTTATGTATATAGATAGAAATCGGGCATTGTTGCAAATTTTCAATCGGCTATAATAACTAATTCGGTCgcatatgaatatttaattttttttttttgtatattaattaatttttagctagttttagtaaaattttatttattttggcTATTTTGGCCATTTTGgctgtttaaaaaaaaaaaataagagtTCGAAAATGCAGATAATTTTtagtattatttaaatagtaCATCACAGGGCGAAACATCAAAATATGTtcttaaaatataactaGTCATGCGTTaagttttattaaattttttattcaattttttattcgaCTTTTCAAATGAACTAATCAGGGATGTTCTTGTTCTATCGAGCATGACCACAACTATAAAGTAGCGAAAGATAGCGAAATAAGGAGGGGAAAAGCGAACGAATTGGTAGGTCCCTCCATACATAATGAACAAGCCCAAATTGAGTTTGAGCGACTTAAACAAACTGTTGGTGGATCCtgaaaaagatgaaaatggaaaagaaaaagaatttCAAGAGCTTAGTGTTCCCGAAGAAGTTATAGatagtttaaaaaaactgaatattatatatccatCACAAATACAATGTATAACTATAAAAGAAGCAATccataaacaaaatttaattatacaaTCTAAAAATGGGACAGGTAAAAGTACGtccatatgtataatattaatatcacATATACTGAAAAAattgcataaaaatatgtccAAAGAAATTTtcgaaaattttttaaacgaTAACAAAGAAGAGAATCACAATAAGAATAAACAAAACGGCGATccaataaatacaaatgataattattgtgaaaatatttttttattttctttatttttttatggagTTGTTCTTGTTCCTACAAGAGAATTGTGTGtgcaaatatatgataCGATACACAAAATTTcagaaaatttaattataaaaaaaaataaaaaattagattCGTTAAGCAACATT
This Plasmodium chabaudi chabaudi strain AS genome assembly, chromosome: 12 DNA region includes the following protein-coding sequences:
- a CDS encoding coenzyme Q-binding protein COQ10 homolog, mitochondrial, putative (term=annotation;date=20160326;qualifier=removed_product=conserved Plasmodium protein, unknown function;qualifier=added_product=coenzyme q-binding protein coq10 homolog, mitochondrial, putative;qualifier=added_literature=pmid:27015086;qualifier=added_gene_name=coq10;qualifier=added_GO:0005739;qualifier=added_GO:0048039;qualifier=added_GO:0006744;curatorName=ucb@sanger.ac.uk;~;query 171-171;GPI_cleavage_site_score=0.344;~iprscan;Superfamily:SSF55961; score=2.01E-7;query 52-171;description=null), which encodes MIVGIAPCKLAVNKIIKRSYSILLDKFMNTKEIIYRKNVDIFCKNNIFFYTILNVDEYKNFLPYVTDSEITYKCEEYFNAVLQIENIIFKERYKSIIKYKYPTTITVSSHDTNLFYHLITEWDIKDKQDYINVDFYINFRLKNKLYQNFMNLYIKELGRNILYAFIKEAKSNSLKNVDSFLDNFKIK
- a CDS encoding ras-related protein Rab-18, putative (pfam_scan;Pfam:PF00071.18; E()=2.1E-54;score=183.4;query 12-172;description=Ras;~iprscan;InterPro:IPR001806 : Ras GTPase;Pfam:PF00071; score=2.2E-54;query 12-172;description=Small GTPase;~iprscan;SMART:SM00176; score=1.0E-4;query 16-197;description=null;~iprscan;PRINTS:PR00449; score=3.5E-35;query 52-74;description=null;~iprscan;SMART:SM00174; score=1.2E-11;query 13-174;description=null;~iprscan;PRINTS:PR00449; score=3.5E-35;query 11-32;description=null;~iprscan;PRINTS:PR00449; score=3.5E-35;query 149-171;description=null;~iprscan;PRINTS:PR00449; score=3.5E-35;query 115-128;description=null;~iprscan;PRINTS:PR00449; score=3.5E-35;query 34-50;description=null;~iprscan;SMART:SM00177; score=7.1E-4;query 1-175;description=null;~iprscan;SMART:SM00175; score=5.5E-89;query 11-174;description=null;~iprscan;SMART:SM00173; score=1.1E-18;query 8-174;description=null;~iprscan;Prosite:PS51419; score=34.135;query 6-201;description=null;~iprscan;InterPro:IPR005225 : Small GTP-binding protein domain;TIGR_TIGRFAMS:TIGR00231; score=1.5E-30;query 10-165;description=Small GTP-binding protein domain;~iprscan;InterPro:IPR027417 : P-loop containing nucleoside triphosphate hydrolase;Superfamily:SSF52540; score=1.21E-57;query 6-186;description=P-loop containing nucleoside triphosphate hydrolase), with protein sequence MKNKNKYDYLLKLLLVGDSSVGKSSILCRYSDNQFEEKVLSTIGIDFKVKYLKIDNKTIKVGIWDTAGQERFRTLTSAYYRNAHAIILVYDCTVRESFENLDVWIHEIDKYSTNKNAIKMLVANKIDKPNHEVTKDEGKNFAFENNMLFCETSAKNDINITYCFEELIQQILNNPSLLELSVVTKNLKLGKKDEGRVSCVC
- a CDS encoding conserved Plasmodium protein, unknown function (tmhmm; query 1-410; ~;query 75-142; ~;query 263-268; ~;query 326-409; ~;query 52-74; ~;query 143-165; ~;query 240-262; ~;query 269-288; ~;query 303-325; ~;query 1-51; ~;query 166-239; ~;query 289-302) — encoded protein: MGTPQNENSALESSMSIAKKLKDKITNRKNNKENDKEVKTSLLGNKKIYFNFNYQLITAFLGYIINTFLYFLYISTFTKIFDIFIQILSKITHYDHQACIFTESIKGFIILIIWYDHLSAGYDGDPCLHLYKTDLKLINKREAIIACTSNILGSLLYLGVTNAIFPKSISAGGNRIIEVIQKNQIKKDNSFLTSFLYPKMPEFFKKHIMNLLIYVFPYNKGSVKYGDKIFLNNMDLYSSIIMDTLLNEFICSFLNYSLLYIYLFTKYNFAYPLQINLILTQLISLFSGRYNHLIVGPYMSLNWIINDCIIKNYSIIFLCSLTIFHYFGYKLASHIFKFPKLPIHYAKQYYKNIKEEQLQKCVKPDNTVDISTIPNQDITDTNIANSYLGKIFKFFIASYSNKIHKKKNA